Within the Streptomyces sp. YIM 121038 genome, the region CTCTGACATGGGGCGAGCCTAAGAGCGCGCTCCCGTCCGGGCCGGTTCAGCGCGTCCGACCGGGCGTCAGGGCCGCGCGGACGAGGGGCGGGGCCGGGCCGGGTTGACGGACTCCCCTGCCCGCCCTGCCCGCCCGGTCCACCCGGTCCACCCGGTCCACCCGGTCCACCCGGTCCACCCGGTCAGGTATCGCAGCCCACCCCGTCGCCGTCACGGTCGAGGTGCCGTCCGTACCCCGGATCGCCCTGGTGCACGGGTGCCGCACCCGCGGCGCGCGCCTCGGCGCAGTTGGCGAAGGAGACACCACCGCCACCGCCCACGTCACCGCCGCCCACGCCATCGGTCCCGTCGTCGGTCCCGTCGGCGGCGGAGCCGCCGCCCGCGGGCGGCCGCGCCGTGACGGTGGCCCTGACCGTCTTCGTCGCGCGCACGGTGACGGTCTCGGTCGGCTCCGGCTCCGGCTCGGCCGTCGGCGTCGCGGTGCGCGTCCTGGTGAGGGTC harbors:
- a CDS encoding excalibur calcium-binding domain-containing protein gives rise to the protein MSHPYAPTPSPRPAPRWARKRYVIPALVLACFLGAAVRGGGDEGGSPSAAPDPTVTATETLTRTRTATPTAEPEPEPTETVTVRATKTVRATVTARPPAGGGSAADGTDDGTDGVGGGDVGGGGGVSFANCAEARAAGAAPVHQGDPGYGRHLDRDGDGVGCDT